One window of Aerococcus tenax genomic DNA carries:
- a CDS encoding DUF6363 domain-containing protein — MIIVLTQPYGYRKQDKNTFLAKKVYGKKYPHLVETIEDRPSMYNQQVADVEELARNGRAFVLQPAQPLEVKRLERDPDRLQATYDHGVDVAKKQVVTLKNYLG; from the coding sequence TTGATTATCGTTTTGACCCAACCCTATGGCTACCGTAAGCAAGATAAGAATACTTTCCTTGCTAAAAAAGTCTATGGCAAAAAATACCCTCATTTAGTGGAAACTATCGAAGACAGACCATCCATGTACAATCAACAGGTCGCTGACGTGGAAGAATTAGCCAGAAACGGCCGTGCCTTTGTCCTCCAACCTGCCCAACCCTTAGAGGTCAAACGCCTGGAACGTGATCCCGACCGCTTACAAGCCACCTACGACCATGGAGTTGACGTGGCCAAAAAACAGGTAGTCACATTGAAAAATTACCTTGGATAA
- a CDS encoding DMT family transporter produces the protein MHIKSGIRKRAIITTILACSSWGLGGVLSQHLMQTYNMMPLQLTMYRMLTAGISIFLFLAYKRKLPLDKLKKDKRSLLQMAIFGICGIVFNQFSYLMTIHYSNSGMATILQFIGPIFLLVYYCLVGRRWPIRREIVALLFTIIGVFLLVTHGQLGHFILSKEAFFWGLMSAIGLALLNVLPLKVIDHYGSLPVTGIGMLFGGIFLIFFNFEHLVPPELSLHFLAWFTLTIIVGTIVPYIFYLSSVTFIGPLAASLIGSVEPLTATILSVMLLGESFALIDYLGMAFILLTVFLTAHE, from the coding sequence ATGCATATTAAAAGCGGGATTAGAAAACGAGCCATTATTACCACGATTTTAGCTTGTAGCTCCTGGGGACTAGGAGGCGTTTTGAGTCAGCATCTCATGCAGACCTATAATATGATGCCCCTGCAGCTGACCATGTATCGGATGTTGACGGCAGGGATCTCGATTTTCCTTTTCCTAGCCTATAAGCGAAAATTGCCCTTAGATAAATTAAAAAAAGATAAAAGATCTTTACTACAAATGGCAATATTTGGGATTTGTGGGATAGTTTTTAACCAGTTTTCCTACTTGATGACCATTCACTATAGTAATTCAGGGATGGCGACTATCCTTCAATTTATCGGGCCGATTTTTTTACTGGTTTATTATTGCTTAGTTGGGCGTCGCTGGCCCATTCGAAGAGAGATTGTGGCCCTCTTATTTACTATTATCGGCGTCTTTCTCTTGGTCACCCATGGTCAGTTAGGCCACTTTATTTTATCCAAAGAGGCCTTTTTCTGGGGATTGATGTCGGCAATAGGTCTAGCACTCCTCAATGTCCTTCCTTTAAAGGTCATTGATCACTATGGATCTTTACCGGTTACGGGAATTGGCATGCTATTTGGTGGAATTTTCTTGATATTTTTTAATTTTGAGCACCTAGTCCCACCAGAACTTTCCCTCCACTTTTTAGCTTGGTTTACCTTAACCATTATTGTAGGGACCATTGTTCCTTATATTTTCTATCTTTCCAGTGTGACTTTTATTGGACCCTTAGCTGCTTCTCTAATTGGATCGGTAGAGCCCTTAACAGCAACGATTCTATCGGTGATGCTTCTAGGCGAAAGTTTTGCTTTGATCGATTACTTGGGCATGGCCTTTATCCTGTTGACGGTCTTTCTAACTGCCCATGAATAA
- a CDS encoding patatin-like phospholipase family protein, producing the protein MTVGLVLEGGGMRALFTAGVLDVFLTEGIRVEQIVGVSAGALYGVNYPSQQKGRALRYNKKYIKDKRYISLSNWVKTGNIVSTDFAYHQVPFELDPFDEETYEDTPTDFYAVVTNVETGQAEYPLIENAKEQIDVLRASGSMPFVSKVVPINGKQYLDGV; encoded by the coding sequence TTGACTGTTGGACTTGTTCTTGAAGGTGGCGGTATGCGGGCCTTATTTACCGCAGGAGTATTGGATGTCTTTTTAACTGAAGGCATTCGTGTAGAACAAATTGTCGGGGTTTCAGCGGGTGCTCTCTATGGAGTCAATTATCCCTCCCAACAGAAAGGCCGAGCCTTGCGTTATAACAAGAAGTATATTAAGGATAAACGCTATATTAGTCTAAGTAACTGGGTAAAAACTGGCAATATTGTGTCGACCGATTTTGCCTACCATCAAGTCCCCTTTGAACTTGATCCCTTTGATGAGGAGACCTATGAGGATACTCCTACAGATTTTTATGCGGTGGTTACCAATGTGGAAACGGGTCAGGCCGAGTATCCATTAATTGAAAATGCCAAAGAGCAAATTGATGTCTTGAGGGCTAGCGGTTCCATGCCCTTCGTTTCTAAAGTCGTTCCAATTAATGGTAAGCAGTATTTAGACGGGGTTTAG
- the epsC gene encoding serine O-acetyltransferase EpsC, which translates to MEDNEDKWVRLAKIIYDNDPAAHSWQEVYDLYPSIKALRAHEQAHHYYNNGDYYLARQLAEEARKETGIEIHPGAKLSDTVFIDHGMGVVIGETAVISDNVKLFHGVTLGGVGREKGCKRHPTIQDHVEIGAGAKLLGNITIGHHSKIGANAVVLEDVPPYATAVGMPARIILHDKNWNRIGDYVI; encoded by the coding sequence ATGGAAGATAATGAAGATAAGTGGGTCCGCCTAGCCAAGATCATCTACGATAATGACCCTGCGGCCCACTCCTGGCAAGAAGTCTATGACCTCTACCCCAGCATTAAAGCGCTCCGAGCCCATGAACAAGCCCACCACTATTACAATAATGGTGACTACTATCTAGCCCGCCAATTAGCTGAAGAAGCCAGAAAAGAAACTGGGATTGAAATTCACCCAGGAGCCAAACTCAGTGATACGGTCTTTATAGACCATGGCATGGGCGTGGTAATCGGTGAAACAGCTGTGATCAGTGATAATGTCAAGCTATTTCACGGCGTTACTTTAGGTGGTGTCGGTAGAGAAAAAGGCTGCAAACGCCACCCTACAATACAAGACCATGTTGAAATTGGAGCGGGTGCTAAACTATTAGGCAATATTACCATTGGCCACCACAGTAAAATTGGGGCTAATGCGGTTGTTCTAGAAGATGTTCCGCCCTATGCGACGGCAGTTGGTATGCCGGCTCGGATTATCCTCCATGATAAAAACTGGAACCGAATTGGTGACTATGTCATCTAA